One Cuculus canorus isolate bCucCan1 chromosome 1, bCucCan1.pri, whole genome shotgun sequence DNA segment encodes these proteins:
- the TCP11L2 gene encoding T-complex protein 11-like protein 2 isoform X1, whose translation MPLNDDQNSDSDSSRLSESTASSSDSEYSRQSFNSDSSSKPSSPASASPPKAVTFDELMAAAKNLSDLTLAHEIAVNANFCIKKEDLPQNSLAGRVKQIVHKAFWDVLESELNEDPPEYEHAIKLFEEIKEILLSFLTPGANRMQNQICEVLDTDLIRQQAEHNAVDIHGLANYIINTMGKLCAPIRDDDIKQLKATDNIVELLRQIFRVLDLMKMDMANYTIQKLRPYLQHNLVDYERAKFQEILEETPSALDLTTEWIKESIEDELSSIPDESSSSPGADSSSKPTISPVLVLNNSYLKLLQWDYRKTIPETLITDEGRLQELKEKLNQLKIIACVCLITNNMVGPAIVDVPDFADELKRICVPLLEDMNKKTFDLKEALNAIGVQICNKVNRSLTERGLPTLNAEMQSNLMGQIAHIVEENNPISSLIDKRIQFFMRSLLALPSFQMRMPAMPGGLSVVQTEMELVGSQYASIVNFNKKVYGPFYASIFRKLLFPEMAVGKAETETVAN comes from the exons ATGCCGCTCAATGATGACCAGAACAGCGATTCAGATTCTTCACGCCTCTCTGAAAGCACAGCTTCTTCTAGCGACTCTGAGTATTCAAGACAGAGCTTTAACAGTGATTCTTCAAGCAAACCCAGTTCCCCAGCAT CAGCAAGCCCTCCCAAGGCTGTTACGTTTGATGAACTGATGGCAGCTGCAAAAAATCTGTCAGACTTGACTCTAGCTCATGAAATTGCTGTAAATGCAAATTTTTGcataaaaaaggaagacctCCCACAGAACAG CCTTGCAGGCAGAGTGAAACAAATTGTACACAAAGCCTTTTGGGATGTTTTGGAATCGGAACTGAATGAAGATCCTCCAGAATATGAACATGCTATCAAGCTctttgaagaaataaaggag attcttctttccttcctgacaCCTGGAGCAAACAGGATGCAAAATCAAATTTGTGAAGTTCTAGATACAGATCTTATAAGACAGCAGGCAGAACACAATGCTGTTGATATTCATGGGCTAGCTAATTATATCATCAACACTATGGGAAAGTTATGTGCTCCAATAAGAGATGACGACATAAAACAGTTAAAAGCAACTGACAATATCGTAGAATTACTGAG ACAAATATTCCGTGTTTTGGACCTGATGAAAATGGATATGGCTAATTATACGATTCAAAAACTTAGGCCATACCTCCAGCATAATTTGGTGGACTATGAAAGAGCAAAATTCCAGGAAATTCTTGAAGAAACACCAA GTGCCCTGGACCTCACAACAGAATGGATAAAGGAATCTATAGAAGATGAATTGTCATCTATTCCTGATGAATCTTCATCATCCCCTGGTGCTGATAGTAGTTCTAAACCAACTATTAGTCCTGTACTGGTGCTAAACAACAGCTACTTGAAACTGTTACAGTGGGATTATCGCAAAACAATTCCAGAG ACTCTAATAACAGATGAAGGTCGTCTTCAGGagttgaaagaaaagctgaatcaattaaaaattatagcTTGTGTTTGTCTCATAACAAACAATATGGTGGGTCCAGCAATTGTAGATGTGCCGGACTTTGCTGATGAACTGAAAAGGATCTGTGTTCCTCTTCTCGAAGATATGAACAAGAA gaCTTTTGATTTGAAGGAGGCTCTGAATGCAATTGGTGTCCAGATTTGCAACAAAGTGAACAGGTCTCTAACTGAAAGAGGTCTTCCCACTCTtaatgcagaaatgcagagtAATTTAATGGGTCAAATTGCTCATATTGTTGAGGAGAATAATCCTATCAGTTCCTTGATAG ACAAACGAATCCAGTTCTTCATGAGAAGCTTGCTTGCTCTTCCGAGTTTTCAGATGCGTATGCCTGCTATGCCAGGAGGCCTTTCTGTGGTTCAGACAGAGATGGAGTTGGTTGGATCTCAGTATGCAAGCATTGTAAACTTCAATAAAAAAGTGTATGGACCATTCTATGCAAGCATATTTAGAAAACTACTTTTTCCTGAGATGGcagtgggaaaagcagagacagaaacagtTGCCAACTAA
- the TCP11L2 gene encoding T-complex protein 11-like protein 2 isoform X3, whose protein sequence is MAAAKNLSDLTLAHEIAVNANFCIKKEDLPQNSLAGRVKQIVHKAFWDVLESELNEDPPEYEHAIKLFEEIKEILLSFLTPGANRMQNQICEVLDTDLIRQQAEHNAVDIHGLANYIINTMGKLCAPIRDDDIKQLKATDNIVELLRQIFRVLDLMKMDMANYTIQKLRPYLQHNLVDYERAKFQEILEETPSALDLTTEWIKESIEDELSSIPDESSSSPGADSSSKPTISPVLVLNNSYLKLLQWDYRKTIPETLITDEGRLQELKEKLNQLKIIACVCLITNNMVGPAIVDVPDFADELKRICVPLLEDMNKKTFDLKEALNAIGVQICNKVNRSLTERGLPTLNAEMQSNLMGQIAHIVEENNPISSLIDKRIQFFMRSLLALPSFQMRMPAMPGGLSVVQTEMELVGSQYASIVNFNKKVYGPFYASIFRKLLFPEMAVGKAETETVAN, encoded by the exons ATGGCAGCTGCAAAAAATCTGTCAGACTTGACTCTAGCTCATGAAATTGCTGTAAATGCAAATTTTTGcataaaaaaggaagacctCCCACAGAACAG CCTTGCAGGCAGAGTGAAACAAATTGTACACAAAGCCTTTTGGGATGTTTTGGAATCGGAACTGAATGAAGATCCTCCAGAATATGAACATGCTATCAAGCTctttgaagaaataaaggag attcttctttccttcctgacaCCTGGAGCAAACAGGATGCAAAATCAAATTTGTGAAGTTCTAGATACAGATCTTATAAGACAGCAGGCAGAACACAATGCTGTTGATATTCATGGGCTAGCTAATTATATCATCAACACTATGGGAAAGTTATGTGCTCCAATAAGAGATGACGACATAAAACAGTTAAAAGCAACTGACAATATCGTAGAATTACTGAG ACAAATATTCCGTGTTTTGGACCTGATGAAAATGGATATGGCTAATTATACGATTCAAAAACTTAGGCCATACCTCCAGCATAATTTGGTGGACTATGAAAGAGCAAAATTCCAGGAAATTCTTGAAGAAACACCAA GTGCCCTGGACCTCACAACAGAATGGATAAAGGAATCTATAGAAGATGAATTGTCATCTATTCCTGATGAATCTTCATCATCCCCTGGTGCTGATAGTAGTTCTAAACCAACTATTAGTCCTGTACTGGTGCTAAACAACAGCTACTTGAAACTGTTACAGTGGGATTATCGCAAAACAATTCCAGAG ACTCTAATAACAGATGAAGGTCGTCTTCAGGagttgaaagaaaagctgaatcaattaaaaattatagcTTGTGTTTGTCTCATAACAAACAATATGGTGGGTCCAGCAATTGTAGATGTGCCGGACTTTGCTGATGAACTGAAAAGGATCTGTGTTCCTCTTCTCGAAGATATGAACAAGAA gaCTTTTGATTTGAAGGAGGCTCTGAATGCAATTGGTGTCCAGATTTGCAACAAAGTGAACAGGTCTCTAACTGAAAGAGGTCTTCCCACTCTtaatgcagaaatgcagagtAATTTAATGGGTCAAATTGCTCATATTGTTGAGGAGAATAATCCTATCAGTTCCTTGATAG ACAAACGAATCCAGTTCTTCATGAGAAGCTTGCTTGCTCTTCCGAGTTTTCAGATGCGTATGCCTGCTATGCCAGGAGGCCTTTCTGTGGTTCAGACAGAGATGGAGTTGGTTGGATCTCAGTATGCAAGCATTGTAAACTTCAATAAAAAAGTGTATGGACCATTCTATGCAAGCATATTTAGAAAACTACTTTTTCCTGAGATGGcagtgggaaaagcagagacagaaacagtTGCCAACTAA
- the TCP11L2 gene encoding T-complex protein 11-like protein 2 isoform X2, which yields MPLNDDQNSDSDSSRLSESTASSSDSEYSRQSFNSDSSSKPSSPASSPPKAVTFDELMAAAKNLSDLTLAHEIAVNANFCIKKEDLPQNSLAGRVKQIVHKAFWDVLESELNEDPPEYEHAIKLFEEIKEILLSFLTPGANRMQNQICEVLDTDLIRQQAEHNAVDIHGLANYIINTMGKLCAPIRDDDIKQLKATDNIVELLRQIFRVLDLMKMDMANYTIQKLRPYLQHNLVDYERAKFQEILEETPSALDLTTEWIKESIEDELSSIPDESSSSPGADSSSKPTISPVLVLNNSYLKLLQWDYRKTIPETLITDEGRLQELKEKLNQLKIIACVCLITNNMVGPAIVDVPDFADELKRICVPLLEDMNKKTFDLKEALNAIGVQICNKVNRSLTERGLPTLNAEMQSNLMGQIAHIVEENNPISSLIDKRIQFFMRSLLALPSFQMRMPAMPGGLSVVQTEMELVGSQYASIVNFNKKVYGPFYASIFRKLLFPEMAVGKAETETVAN from the exons ATGCCGCTCAATGATGACCAGAACAGCGATTCAGATTCTTCACGCCTCTCTGAAAGCACAGCTTCTTCTAGCGACTCTGAGTATTCAAGACAGAGCTTTAACAGTGATTCTTCAAGCAAACCCAGTTCCCCAGCAT CAAGCCCTCCCAAGGCTGTTACGTTTGATGAACTGATGGCAGCTGCAAAAAATCTGTCAGACTTGACTCTAGCTCATGAAATTGCTGTAAATGCAAATTTTTGcataaaaaaggaagacctCCCACAGAACAG CCTTGCAGGCAGAGTGAAACAAATTGTACACAAAGCCTTTTGGGATGTTTTGGAATCGGAACTGAATGAAGATCCTCCAGAATATGAACATGCTATCAAGCTctttgaagaaataaaggag attcttctttccttcctgacaCCTGGAGCAAACAGGATGCAAAATCAAATTTGTGAAGTTCTAGATACAGATCTTATAAGACAGCAGGCAGAACACAATGCTGTTGATATTCATGGGCTAGCTAATTATATCATCAACACTATGGGAAAGTTATGTGCTCCAATAAGAGATGACGACATAAAACAGTTAAAAGCAACTGACAATATCGTAGAATTACTGAG ACAAATATTCCGTGTTTTGGACCTGATGAAAATGGATATGGCTAATTATACGATTCAAAAACTTAGGCCATACCTCCAGCATAATTTGGTGGACTATGAAAGAGCAAAATTCCAGGAAATTCTTGAAGAAACACCAA GTGCCCTGGACCTCACAACAGAATGGATAAAGGAATCTATAGAAGATGAATTGTCATCTATTCCTGATGAATCTTCATCATCCCCTGGTGCTGATAGTAGTTCTAAACCAACTATTAGTCCTGTACTGGTGCTAAACAACAGCTACTTGAAACTGTTACAGTGGGATTATCGCAAAACAATTCCAGAG ACTCTAATAACAGATGAAGGTCGTCTTCAGGagttgaaagaaaagctgaatcaattaaaaattatagcTTGTGTTTGTCTCATAACAAACAATATGGTGGGTCCAGCAATTGTAGATGTGCCGGACTTTGCTGATGAACTGAAAAGGATCTGTGTTCCTCTTCTCGAAGATATGAACAAGAA gaCTTTTGATTTGAAGGAGGCTCTGAATGCAATTGGTGTCCAGATTTGCAACAAAGTGAACAGGTCTCTAACTGAAAGAGGTCTTCCCACTCTtaatgcagaaatgcagagtAATTTAATGGGTCAAATTGCTCATATTGTTGAGGAGAATAATCCTATCAGTTCCTTGATAG ACAAACGAATCCAGTTCTTCATGAGAAGCTTGCTTGCTCTTCCGAGTTTTCAGATGCGTATGCCTGCTATGCCAGGAGGCCTTTCTGTGGTTCAGACAGAGATGGAGTTGGTTGGATCTCAGTATGCAAGCATTGTAAACTTCAATAAAAAAGTGTATGGACCATTCTATGCAAGCATATTTAGAAAACTACTTTTTCCTGAGATGGcagtgggaaaagcagagacagaaacagtTGCCAACTAA